Proteins encoded by one window of Natronoarchaeum mannanilyticum:
- the rpsJ gene encoding 30S ribosomal protein S10, with the protein MQQARVRLAGTNPEDLDDITDDVREIADKTGVALSGPIPLPTKTLEVPARKSPDGEGTATWEHWEMRVHKRLIDLDADERALRQLMRIQVPNDVSIEIVLED; encoded by the coding sequence ATGCAGCAGGCACGCGTCCGCCTCGCGGGCACCAACCCCGAGGATCTCGACGACATCACCGACGACGTCCGCGAGATCGCGGACAAGACCGGCGTCGCGCTGTCGGGCCCGATCCCGCTCCCAACCAAGACCCTGGAAGTTCCCGCGCGCAAGTCCCCTGACGGCGAGGGGACGGCCACCTGGGAGCACTGGGAGATGCGCGTCCACAAGCGCCTGATCGATCTGGACGCCGACGAGCGCGCGCTGCGCCAGCTCATGCGGATCCAGGTCCCCAACGACGTCAGCATCGAGATCGTCCTCGAGGACTAA
- the tuf gene encoding translation elongation factor EF-1 subunit alpha — MSDEQHQNLAIIGHVDHGKSTLVGRLLYETGSVPEHVIEQHKEEAEEKGKGGFEFAYVMDNLAEERERGVTIDIAHQEFSTDTYDFTIVDCPGHRDFVKNMITGASQADNAVLVVAADDGVAPQTQEHVFLARTLGIDELIVGVNKMDLVDYNESDYKQVVSEVEDLFKQVQFNTDDASFIPISAFEGDNIAEESDNTPWYDGEILLEALNGLKPPEPPTDAPLRLPIQDVYTISGIGTVPVGRVETGILNTGDNVSFQPSDVGGEVKTVEMHHEEVPKAEPGDNVGFNVRGIGKDDIRRGDVCGPADDPPSVAETFQAQIVVMQHPSVITSGYTPVFHAHTAQVACTIESIDKKMDPSSGEVAEENPDFIQSGDAAVVTVRPQKPLSIEPSSEIPELGSFAIRDMGQTIAAGKVLSVNES; from the coding sequence ATGAGCGACGAACAACACCAGAATCTGGCCATTATCGGCCACGTGGACCACGGTAAGAGCACGCTGGTCGGGCGACTCCTGTACGAGACAGGATCGGTCCCCGAGCACGTCATCGAACAGCACAAGGAAGAAGCCGAGGAGAAGGGCAAGGGCGGCTTCGAGTTCGCCTACGTCATGGACAACCTGGCCGAGGAGCGAGAGCGCGGTGTCACCATCGACATCGCCCACCAGGAGTTCAGCACGGACACGTACGACTTCACCATCGTCGACTGTCCCGGCCACCGCGACTTCGTGAAGAACATGATCACGGGCGCGTCCCAGGCCGACAACGCCGTCCTCGTCGTCGCGGCAGACGACGGTGTCGCGCCCCAGACCCAGGAGCACGTGTTCCTGGCCCGCACCCTCGGCATCGACGAGCTGATCGTCGGCGTCAACAAGATGGACCTCGTCGACTACAACGAGTCCGACTACAAGCAGGTCGTCTCCGAGGTCGAGGACCTGTTCAAGCAGGTTCAGTTCAACACCGACGACGCGTCCTTCATCCCGATCTCGGCCTTCGAGGGCGACAACATCGCCGAGGAGTCCGACAACACGCCCTGGTACGACGGCGAGATCCTGCTCGAGGCCCTCAACGGCCTCAAGCCCCCGGAGCCGCCGACGGATGCGCCGCTCCGACTCCCGATCCAGGACGTCTACACGATCTCCGGCATCGGTACGGTCCCGGTCGGCCGCGTCGAGACCGGCATCCTGAACACCGGCGACAACGTCTCGTTCCAGCCCAGCGACGTGGGCGGCGAGGTCAAGACGGTCGAGATGCACCACGAAGAGGTGCCCAAGGCCGAGCCCGGTGACAACGTCGGATTCAACGTCCGCGGCATCGGCAAGGACGACATCCGCCGCGGCGACGTCTGTGGCCCCGCCGACGACCCGCCGTCGGTCGCCGAGACGTTCCAGGCCCAGATCGTCGTCATGCAGCACCCCAGCGTGATCACGTCCGGTTACACGCCGGTCTTCCACGCCCACACCGCACAGGTCGCCTGTACGATCGAGTCCATCGACAAGAAGATGGACCCCTCCTCCGGCGAGGTCGCCGAGGAGAACCCCGACTTCATCCAGTCGGGCGACGCCGCGGTCGTCACCGTGCGTCCGCAAAAACCCCTCAGCATCGAGCCGTCCTCCGAGATTCCGGAGCTCGGCTCCTTCGCCATCCGCGACATGGGCCAGACCATCGCGGCCGGCAAGGTGCTGAGCGTCAACGAGAGCTAA
- a CDS encoding homoserine dehydrogenase, which translates to MKLAILGSGAVGSSVAELAGEYGHEVVALADSSSAVVDDGGVDVAAALDRKSAEGAVGAADPDDALDADYDALVEATPTTLGDAQPGFGHVETALERDRHVVLANKGPVAERYGDVMDLADDSAGEVLFEATVGGAIPVLSTISDFGAGQITAARGVLNGTANFILSRMAAEGLDYEHVLAEAQDLGVAEADPTFDVDGTDAALKCVILSNVLSQGERVYSLEDADVEGIEEIPGTALDLASEDNRTVRLIGEATPDGVTVGPRLVPQNGALSVTGTRNIVQLETEHAGQLNVSGRGAGGPETASAVLADVGRLPPLE; encoded by the coding sequence ATGAAGCTCGCGATCCTCGGCTCCGGCGCGGTCGGGAGTTCCGTCGCCGAGCTGGCCGGCGAGTACGGCCACGAGGTCGTCGCGCTGGCCGATTCGAGCAGTGCGGTCGTCGACGACGGCGGCGTCGACGTCGCCGCGGCGCTCGACCGGAAGTCCGCGGAGGGCGCGGTCGGGGCGGCCGATCCGGACGACGCGCTCGACGCGGACTACGACGCGCTCGTCGAGGCGACGCCGACGACGCTCGGCGACGCCCAGCCCGGCTTCGGCCACGTCGAGACCGCGCTGGAGCGGGACCGCCACGTCGTGCTGGCGAACAAGGGCCCCGTCGCCGAGCGCTACGGCGACGTGATGGACCTCGCCGACGATAGCGCGGGCGAGGTGCTGTTCGAGGCGACCGTCGGCGGCGCCATCCCGGTGCTCTCGACGATCTCGGACTTCGGCGCCGGCCAGATCACCGCCGCGCGCGGCGTTCTCAACGGGACGGCGAACTTCATCCTCTCGCGGATGGCCGCCGAGGGGCTGGACTACGAGCACGTCCTCGCGGAGGCTCAGGACCTGGGCGTCGCGGAGGCCGACCCGACGTTCGACGTCGACGGCACCGACGCCGCGCTGAAGTGCGTGATCCTCTCGAACGTGCTCTCGCAGGGCGAGCGGGTGTACTCCCTGGAGGACGCCGACGTCGAAGGGATCGAGGAGATCCCCGGCACCGCGCTGGATCTGGCCAGCGAGGACAACCGGACGGTGCGCCTGATCGGCGAGGCGACGCCCGACGGCGTCACCGTGGGGCCGCGGCTGGTGCCCCAGAACGGCGCGCTGTCGGTCACCGGGACGCGCAACATCGTTCAACTGGAGACCGAACACGCTGGCCAGCTCAACGTCAGCGGGCGGGGCGCCGGTGGGCCGGAAACGGCGTCGGCGGTGCTGGCTGACGTGGGGCGGCTTCCGCCGCTAGAGTAA
- a CDS encoding amino acid-binding protein, whose amino-acid sequence MSDEEDQDAPTTDGGEDLQAYTIRLELVDEPGELLNALQPIADRGGNLLSIFHERGNLTPRGHIPVEVDIESPPDRFDDIVEALRDAGINVIQAGAERYSEELTVILVGHLIDTDLSDSLQRFQRCSQASVVDVSLSAPEGTEEVSSARVRLATEADRADQVLGTIREIAGDKDIRVIEPQLPAEGSR is encoded by the coding sequence ATGAGCGACGAAGAAGACCAGGACGCGCCCACGACCGACGGCGGCGAGGACCTGCAAGCGTACACGATCCGGCTCGAACTCGTCGACGAGCCGGGCGAACTGCTCAACGCGTTGCAGCCGATCGCGGATCGGGGCGGCAACCTGCTGTCGATCTTCCACGAGCGCGGGAACCTCACGCCGCGAGGCCACATCCCCGTCGAGGTCGACATCGAGTCGCCGCCGGATCGGTTCGACGACATCGTCGAGGCGCTGCGGGACGCCGGGATCAACGTGATCCAGGCCGGCGCGGAGCGCTACAGCGAGGAGCTGACGGTGATTCTGGTGGGCCACCTGATCGACACGGACCTCTCGGATAGCCTCCAGCGGTTCCAGCGCTGCTCGCAGGCGTCGGTCGTCGACGTCTCGCTGTCGGCGCCCGAAGGGACCGAGGAAGTCTCCAGCGCCCGCGTGCGGCTGGCCACCGAGGCCGACCGGGCCGACCAGGTGCTCGGGACGATCCGCGAGATCGCCGGGGACAAGGACATTCGCGTGATCGAACCCCAGCTCCCCGCGGAGGGATCCCGATGA
- a CDS encoding guanosine monophosphate reductase: MNDVRTGLSYGDVLLVPKRSAVDSRDDVDLSTTLTPNVRLENPLVSAAMDTVTEAELAIELSRAGGIGVLHRFLDPDEQAAQVERVVEEGEQVGAAVGIDEDYVDRGAGLVEAGVDALVVDVAHGHMERAIDAVAALAEEFPDTDLVAGNVATPAGVEDLAAAGADCVKVGIGPGSHCTTRKVAGAGVPQLTAVDDCADAAEEAGVTICADGGIRTSGDAVKALMAGADTVMLGSLFAGTAEAPGATVEVDGDRYKRARGMATTAAAEERDDKEENVDADEGVESLTPYKGPVAGVVEEFCAGIRSGLSYCGGHTIPAARENAEFVRVAASAKEREGFHADQDWEGVSVDSVASDGGAVEEEDAVESAVESDD; this comes from the coding sequence ATGAACGACGTACGCACCGGTCTGAGCTACGGGGACGTCCTCCTCGTGCCGAAGCGGTCCGCGGTCGACAGTCGCGACGACGTCGATCTCTCGACGACGCTGACGCCGAACGTCCGGTTGGAGAATCCGCTCGTCTCGGCGGCCATGGACACCGTCACGGAGGCCGAACTGGCGATCGAACTGTCCCGCGCCGGCGGCATCGGCGTCCTGCACCGCTTTCTCGACCCCGACGAGCAGGCCGCGCAGGTCGAGCGCGTGGTGGAAGAAGGCGAGCAGGTCGGCGCCGCGGTCGGCATCGACGAGGACTACGTCGACCGCGGTGCCGGGCTCGTCGAGGCCGGCGTCGACGCGCTGGTCGTCGACGTCGCGCACGGGCACATGGAACGGGCGATCGACGCCGTCGCGGCGCTCGCCGAGGAGTTTCCGGACACCGATCTGGTCGCGGGCAACGTCGCGACGCCCGCGGGCGTCGAGGATCTCGCGGCCGCCGGCGCAGACTGCGTGAAGGTCGGCATCGGGCCGGGGTCCCATTGCACCACCCGAAAGGTCGCGGGCGCGGGCGTCCCGCAGCTGACGGCAGTCGACGACTGCGCCGACGCCGCCGAGGAGGCGGGCGTGACGATCTGCGCGGACGGCGGGATTCGGACATCGGGCGACGCGGTGAAGGCGCTGATGGCCGGCGCCGACACCGTGATGCTGGGCAGCCTGTTCGCCGGGACCGCGGAGGCGCCCGGCGCGACGGTCGAGGTCGACGGGGATCGGTACAAGCGCGCCCGCGGGATGGCGACGACCGCCGCCGCCGAGGAGCGCGACGACAAGGAGGAGAACGTCGACGCCGACGAGGGCGTCGAGTCGCTGACGCCGTACAAGGGGCCGGTCGCCGGCGTCGTCGAGGAGTTCTGCGCGGGCATCCGGTCGGGGCTTTCCTACTGCGGCGGGCACACGATCCCCGCGGCTCGCGAGAACGCCGAGTTCGTCCGGGTCGCCGCCAGCGCCAAGGAGCGCGAGGGGTTCCACGCCGATCAGGACTGGGAGGGCGTCAGCGTCGACAGCGTGGCGAGCGACGGCGGCGCGGTCGAGGAGGAGGACGCCGTGGAATCTGCTGTCGAGAGCGACGACTGA
- a CDS encoding elongation factor EF-2, with protein MGRRKKIVEQCERLMDEPEQIRNIAIAAHVDHGKTTLTDNLLAGAGMISDDTAGEQLAMDTEEDEQERGITIDAANVSMTHEYEDTDYLINLIDTPGHVDFGGDVTRAMRAVDGALVVVDAVEGAMPQTETVLRQALREGVKPTLFINKVDRLISELQEGPEEMQERLLSVIREVNELIRGMTEEMEDIDDDWTVSVEGGTVGFGSALYKWGVSFPSMQRTGMDFGEIMELERADKRQELHERTPLSDVVLDMVCEHFPNPVDAQPRRIPRIWRGDEDSELADTMRLVDEDGEVVLMVTDIGVDPHAGEIAAGRVFSGTLEKGQELYVSGTAGKNRVQSVGIYMGGEREEVDRVPAGNIAAVTGLKDAIAGSTVSSVEMTPFESIEHISEPVITKAVEAKNMDDLPKLIETLRQVSKEDPTIQIEINEDTGEHLISGQGELHLEVIGQRIERNQGIPINTGEPIVVFREAPQTESREVEGISPNRHNRFYITVHPLSEELVETIKMGEASMDMPEQERREVLQDAGMDKDTSQNVEHIHGTNVLIDDTKGIQHLNETMELVIEGLEDALDDGPLAAEPVQGTLLRLHDAKLHEDTIHRGPAQVIPAVRNAVHNALIDADIKLLEPIQDVRIDVPNDYMGSASGEIQGRRGRVDDMYQEGDLMVVEGVAPVEEMIGFASDIRSATEGRASWNTENAGFQVMADNLQRDQIMEIRERKGMKLELPEAIDYI; from the coding sequence ATGGGTAGACGAAAGAAGATCGTCGAACAGTGCGAGCGACTGATGGACGAGCCGGAGCAGATCCGGAACATCGCCATCGCCGCACACGTCGACCACGGCAAGACGACACTGACCGACAACCTGCTCGCCGGTGCAGGGATGATCTCCGACGACACCGCGGGCGAGCAGCTCGCGATGGACACGGAAGAGGACGAGCAGGAGCGTGGCATCACGATCGACGCGGCCAACGTCTCGATGACCCACGAGTACGAGGACACCGACTACCTCATCAACCTCATCGACACGCCGGGCCACGTCGACTTCGGCGGGGACGTCACCCGAGCGATGCGCGCCGTCGACGGCGCGCTCGTCGTGGTGGACGCCGTCGAGGGCGCCATGCCCCAGACGGAGACGGTGCTGCGCCAGGCGCTCCGCGAGGGCGTCAAGCCGACCCTGTTCATCAACAAGGTCGACCGCCTCATCTCGGAGCTCCAGGAGGGCCCCGAGGAGATGCAGGAGCGCCTGCTCTCGGTGATCCGCGAGGTCAACGAGCTGATCCGCGGCATGACCGAGGAGATGGAAGACATCGACGACGACTGGACCGTCTCCGTCGAGGGCGGCACCGTCGGCTTCGGGTCGGCCCTGTACAAGTGGGGCGTCTCGTTCCCGTCGATGCAGCGCACCGGGATGGACTTCGGCGAGATCATGGAGCTCGAGCGCGCCGACAAGCGCCAGGAGCTCCACGAGCGCACGCCGCTGTCGGACGTCGTGCTCGACATGGTCTGCGAGCACTTCCCGAACCCCGTCGACGCCCAGCCCCGTCGTATCCCGCGCATCTGGCGCGGCGACGAGGACTCCGAGCTGGCCGACACGATGCGGCTGGTCGACGAGGACGGCGAGGTCGTCCTGATGGTCACCGACATCGGCGTCGACCCCCACGCCGGCGAGATCGCAGCGGGTCGCGTCTTCTCCGGTACGCTGGAGAAGGGCCAGGAGCTGTACGTCTCGGGGACCGCGGGCAAAAACCGCGTCCAGAGCGTCGGTATCTACATGGGCGGGGAGCGCGAGGAAGTGGATCGCGTCCCGGCCGGTAACATCGCCGCCGTCACCGGGCTGAAGGACGCCATCGCCGGCTCCACCGTATCGAGCGTCGAGATGACGCCGTTCGAGTCGATCGAGCACATCTCGGAGCCCGTCATCACGAAAGCCGTCGAGGCCAAGAACATGGACGACCTGCCGAAGCTCATCGAGACGCTCCGACAGGTCTCCAAGGAGGACCCGACGATCCAGATCGAGATCAACGAGGACACCGGCGAGCACCTGATCTCCGGGCAGGGCGAGCTCCACCTCGAAGTGATCGGCCAGCGCATCGAGCGCAACCAGGGCATCCCGATCAACACCGGCGAGCCGATCGTCGTGTTCCGCGAGGCGCCCCAGACCGAATCGCGCGAGGTCGAGGGCATCTCGCCGAACCGCCACAACCGCTTCTACATCACGGTCCACCCGCTCAGCGAGGAGCTGGTCGAGACGATCAAGATGGGCGAGGCGTCGATGGACATGCCCGAGCAGGAGCGCCGCGAAGTGCTCCAGGACGCCGGCATGGACAAGGACACCTCCCAGAACGTCGAGCACATCCACGGCACGAACGTGCTGATCGACGACACGAAGGGTATCCAGCACCTCAACGAGACGATGGAGCTGGTCATCGAGGGCCTCGAGGACGCGCTCGACGACGGCCCGCTGGCCGCCGAGCCGGTCCAGGGGACGCTGCTGCGCCTCCACGACGCCAAGCTCCACGAGGACACCATCCACCGCGGTCCCGCGCAGGTGATCCCCGCGGTCCGCAACGCGGTCCACAACGCGCTGATCGACGCCGACATCAAGCTGCTCGAGCCGATCCAGGACGTCCGGATCGACGTGCCCAACGACTACATGGGCTCGGCGTCCGGCGAGATTCAGGGGCGGCGCGGCCGCGTCGACGACATGTACCAGGAAGGCGACCTGATGGTCGTCGAGGGCGTCGCGCCCGTCGAGGAGATGATCGGGTTCGCGAGCGACATCCGCTCGGCCACCGAGGGGCGAGCCTCCTGGAACACGGAGAACGCCGGCTTCCAGGTCATGGCCGACAACCTCCAGCGCGACCAGATCATGGAGATCCGGGAGCGCAAGGGGATGAAGCTCGAACTCCCCGAAGCGATCGACTACATCTAA
- a CDS encoding DUF5781 family protein, giving the protein MELHVQGPGPAAPFLSARDLFETEHDLELPVTVRIRENPDERTWTGHDDDGHVLNISRQAATSAMARELAVHEFAHMLRNEEEHPSHVQSTEEALFLALAGESVERSTLTQCYQIANHMKDIYADDITLALGPTDKLVAFFESTLASALSDRPDDSGDGAAWGLFGGQAPDAAPDSDSRRLTAATDPEITAVNAAFALAMVERHELVDADHRLYDLAHAAARDAPAIDSEAFKRRFRNLQRNPDPSDYRKELVDATRAFAAGSGRAAD; this is encoded by the coding sequence ATGGAACTGCACGTTCAGGGCCCCGGCCCGGCCGCACCGTTTCTCAGCGCCCGGGACCTGTTCGAGACCGAGCACGACCTGGAACTGCCGGTGACCGTCCGGATCAGGGAAAACCCCGACGAGCGCACCTGGACCGGGCACGACGACGACGGCCACGTGCTGAACATCTCGCGACAGGCCGCGACCAGCGCGATGGCCCGCGAGCTCGCGGTCCACGAGTTCGCCCACATGCTGCGCAACGAGGAGGAACACCCCTCGCACGTCCAGTCGACCGAGGAGGCGCTGTTCCTCGCGCTCGCCGGCGAGAGCGTCGAGCGCAGCACGCTCACCCAGTGCTACCAGATCGCCAACCACATGAAAGACATTTACGCCGACGACATCACGCTCGCGCTGGGTCCGACCGACAAGCTGGTCGCCTTCTTCGAGTCGACGCTCGCGTCCGCGCTGTCGGACCGGCCGGACGACTCGGGCGACGGGGCGGCGTGGGGGTTGTTCGGCGGTCAGGCTCCGGACGCCGCTCCGGATTCTGATTCCCGACGGCTCACGGCCGCGACGGATCCGGAGATCACGGCGGTCAACGCCGCCTTCGCGCTCGCGATGGTCGAGCGCCACGAGCTGGTCGACGCCGACCATCGGCTCTACGACCTCGCGCACGCGGCCGCCCGGGACGCGCCCGCGATCGATTCCGAGGCGTTCAAGCGGCGGTTCAGGAACCTACAGCGCAATCCCGACCCCAGCGACTACCGGAAGGAACTGGTCGACGCCACGCGAGCGTTCGCCGCGGGGAGCGGTCGGGCGGCCGACTGA
- a CDS encoding 30S ribosomal protein S7 — translation MAAEDQPEPEKPAGTDDDDAVAKLFGEWEVTGIQFSDPSTERYITITPVAHTMGRHASKQFQKSEISIVERLINRLMQTDENTGKKQKTLNITRDAFDIIHERTDENPIQVLVQAVENAAPREETVRLKYGGISVPKAVDVAPQRRVDQALKFIAEGVQGSSFKTSTDVEEALASQLIGAANDDVNTYAVSQKEEKERVAAAAR, via the coding sequence ATGGCGGCAGAAGACCAGCCCGAGCCGGAGAAGCCGGCGGGCACCGACGACGACGACGCGGTCGCCAAGCTGTTCGGCGAGTGGGAAGTCACCGGCATCCAGTTCAGCGACCCGAGCACGGAGCGCTACATCACGATCACGCCGGTCGCCCACACGATGGGCCGACACGCGTCCAAGCAGTTCCAGAAGTCCGAGATCTCCATCGTCGAGCGACTCATCAACCGCTTGATGCAGACCGATGAGAACACGGGCAAGAAGCAGAAGACGCTGAACATCACGCGTGACGCGTTCGATATCATCCACGAGCGCACCGACGAGAACCCGATCCAGGTGCTCGTCCAGGCCGTCGAGAACGCCGCGCCCCGCGAGGAGACCGTCCGCCTGAAGTACGGCGGCATCTCGGTCCCCAAGGCCGTCGACGTCGCGCCCCAGCGCCGCGTCGACCAGGCCCTGAAGTTCATCGCCGAGGGCGTCCAGGGGTCCTCGTTCAAGACGTCGACCGACGTCGAGGAGGCGCTCGCGAGCCAGCTGATCGGCGCCGCCAACGACGACGTCAACACGTACGCCGTCAGCCAGAAGGAAGAGAAAGAGCGCGTCGCGGCCGCCGCGCGGTAA
- a CDS encoding 30S ribosomal protein S12, with the protein MANGKYAARKLKKDRQSHRWSDSEYARRERGLGEQSDPLEGAPQGRGIVLEKVGIEAKQPNSAIRKCVRVQLIKNGKQVTAFCPGDGAISFIDEHDEVTIAGIGGAKGRAMGDLSGVNYKVEKVNGVSLIELVRGNAEKPVR; encoded by the coding sequence ATGGCGAACGGCAAATACGCCGCGCGGAAGCTCAAGAAGGACCGCCAGAGTCACCGGTGGTCCGACTCGGAGTACGCGCGACGCGAGCGCGGTCTCGGCGAGCAGTCCGACCCCCTGGAGGGCGCTCCGCAGGGTCGAGGTATCGTCCTGGAGAAGGTGGGCATCGAGGCGAAGCAGCCCAACTCCGCGATCCGGAAGTGCGTCCGGGTCCAGCTGATCAAGAACGGCAAGCAGGTCACCGCGTTCTGTCCCGGTGACGGCGCCATCTCCTTCATCGACGAGCACGACGAGGTCACCATCGCCGGTATCGGCGGCGCGAAGGGCCGCGCGATGGGCGACCTCTCGGGCGTCAACTACAAAGTCGAGAAGGTCAACGGCGTCAGCCTGATCGAGCTCGTCCGCGGGAACGCGGAGAAACCCGTCAGATAA
- a CDS encoding PQQ-binding-like beta-propeller repeat protein has product MTEFSQGRRAFLGAACAAALGASTMGSTAVAAQSGHAWPSYRNGSNRSGYAPDGVTIEESFEPEWNRGESNVPLVALAHDTVYVRGDRLVALSRSGETKWEVSSGQPGGMVAAGNRLYATFGSTVRAFDTRGNEQWSTSLDRNRVYLAALNGTLYVAATDNETPTGRHDGTVYALDRETGSIERSRSIPNLGWYVCAASAPAETVYVTQFVDDEDRTAIRALDAATLETDWTWYNRGGPALLTPPAIGHGLCYVSTSDSLVALDAESGDEAWSLPLGQRPVQPVLGPETLYVSVDRQLVAIDPASGNPEWQTETPGAGVVGAGDTLYTMGEEGLFAVDRSTGEILAEYRERPARRVVPGSEQLYVSNRSGVYALSSSGGTIGGGGGEIDHEVTVGPQGEFVFEPTELRVEPGETVRWTWESDNHTLTPQTQPAGGDWQGNPQVEGDGYVYEHTFDAEGVYEYVCEPHAALGMEGTVVVGDGASRDAGDGTSNDGSGTDETTGGGSGDTTDGGAEDGTADDETGGDADTESTDEPSAGDANGTADNESFADAFGDLNESDAESADGTPGPGILGALGGLGATAGWLARKAERENDPEE; this is encoded by the coding sequence ATGACAGAGTTCTCCCAGGGGCGTCGCGCGTTCCTCGGGGCGGCGTGTGCTGCCGCGCTCGGGGCGTCGACAATGGGGTCGACCGCCGTCGCAGCCCAGAGCGGCCACGCCTGGCCGTCGTATCGGAACGGGTCGAACCGCAGCGGATACGCCCCCGACGGCGTGACGATCGAGGAGAGCTTCGAGCCCGAGTGGAACCGTGGCGAGAGCAACGTGCCGCTGGTAGCGTTGGCCCACGACACCGTGTACGTTCGCGGCGATCGGCTCGTCGCGCTCTCCCGATCCGGCGAGACGAAGTGGGAGGTGAGCAGCGGCCAACCGGGCGGCATGGTGGCAGCCGGTAACCGGCTGTACGCGACGTTCGGAAGCACGGTGCGGGCGTTCGACACGCGAGGGAACGAACAGTGGTCGACGTCGCTGGACCGCAACCGCGTCTACCTCGCCGCCCTGAACGGGACGCTGTACGTCGCGGCGACCGACAACGAGACGCCGACGGGGCGACACGACGGGACGGTGTACGCGCTCGATCGGGAGACGGGGTCGATCGAGCGTTCGAGGTCGATCCCGAACCTCGGGTGGTACGTCTGCGCGGCGTCGGCGCCCGCGGAGACGGTGTACGTCACGCAGTTCGTCGACGACGAGGATCGGACGGCGATCCGCGCGCTCGACGCGGCGACGCTGGAGACGGACTGGACCTGGTACAACCGCGGCGGGCCGGCGTTGCTGACGCCGCCCGCGATCGGTCACGGGCTCTGTTACGTCTCGACGTCGGACTCGCTCGTGGCACTGGACGCGGAGTCCGGCGACGAGGCCTGGAGCCTACCCCTGGGACAGCGACCCGTCCAGCCGGTCCTCGGACCGGAGACGCTGTACGTCTCCGTCGACCGGCAGCTCGTGGCGATCGATCCGGCCAGCGGCAATCCGGAGTGGCAGACCGAAACGCCCGGGGCGGGGGTCGTCGGCGCCGGCGACACCCTGTACACGATGGGCGAGGAGGGGCTGTTCGCCGTGGATCGATCGACTGGCGAGATACTCGCGGAGTACCGGGAGCGGCCGGCCCGGCGCGTCGTTCCCGGATCCGAGCAGCTGTACGTCAGCAACAGGAGCGGCGTGTACGCGCTGTCGTCGAGCGGGGGCACGATCGGTGGCGGTGGCGGCGAAATCGACCACGAGGTCACCGTCGGTCCGCAGGGCGAGTTCGTCTTCGAGCCCACGGAGCTCCGGGTCGAGCCTGGCGAGACGGTCAGGTGGACCTGGGAGTCCGACAACCACACCCTCACACCCCAAACTCAGCCCGCCGGGGGCGACTGGCAGGGCAACCCCCAGGTCGAGGGAGACGGATACGTGTACGAGCACACGTTCGACGCCGAAGGCGTCTACGAGTACGTCTGCGAACCCCACGCCGCGCTCGGCATGGAGGGAACAGTCGTAGTCGGTGACGGCGCGAGCAGGGACGCGGGAGACGGGACGTCCAACGACGGGTCGGGAACCGACGAGACGACCGGCGGTGGGAGCGGCGACACGACCGACGGCGGCGCCGAAGACGGGACGGCAGACGACGAAACGGGCGGCGACGCCGACACCGAGTCGACCGACGAACCGAGCGCGGGCGACGCGAACGGGACCGCCGACAACGAGTCGTTCGCCGACGCGTTCGGGGACCTAAACGAGAGCGACGCCGAATCCGCCGACGGCACGCCGGGACCGGGGATCCTCGGTGCGCTCGGCGGCCTCGGGGCGACGGCGGGCTGGCTGGCGCGGAAAGCCGAGCGCGAGAACGACCCCGAGGAGTAG